Proteins from a genomic interval of Salmo salar chromosome ssa14, Ssal_v3.1, whole genome shotgun sequence:
- the LOC106569781 gene encoding transcription and mRNA export factor ENY2, whose product MSRDSQMRAAINQKLIEMGERDRLKELLRAKLVECGWKDQLKAHCKDVIREKGLEHITVEDLVAEITPKGRALVPECEEGTITENQLF is encoded by the exons ATGAGCAGAGATTCACAAATGAGGGCAGCAATAAATCAGAAATTAATTGAAATGGGGGAACGGGATCG GTTGAAAGAATTGCTCAGGGCGAAGCTGGTAGAATGTGGGTGGAAGGATCAGTTGAAAGCACACTGCAAAG ATGTTATCAGAGAAAAGGGCTTGGAACACATAACAGTGGAGGACCTGGTAGCAGAAATCACACCAAAAGGAAGAG CACTTGTACCAGAGTGTGAAGAAGGAACTATTACAGAGAATCAACTTTTTTAG